In the genome of Candidatus Margulisiibacteriota bacterium, the window ATTATTCGGCCAGCCGGGAATCGGCGGGAGTGGGGAAGTGGAAGGGAGAGGCAAAGGCAACGGCAGAGGAAAAGGTTACGGATGTTTGTACTCCTGGAGCTAAGACGATCGAAGAAGTGGCCGTGTTCCTGAAGATCACCCCCGATAAAATGATCAAGACTTTGATCTATGAAACGGAGCAAGGGGCGGTTGCCACCCTGGTCAGGGGCGATCATGCGATTAATGAAGCTAAATTAAAAAAAGTTCTGGGAGTTGAAGACCTGCGGCTCGCTAATGAAGCGGTCATTAAAAAAGTGACCGGCGCGCCGGTTGGTTTTGCCGGTCCGGTCGGGCTCAAAGGGGTCAAGATCGTCGCCGACCAGGCGGTTGAACTGATCCCGTTGGCGGTCTCCGGGGCGAATAAAGCTGATCACCATGTAATAAACATTGTTTACGGCCGGGATTATAAAGCGGATCTGACCGGCGACCTCCGTTTCGCGGCGGCGGCCGACAAATGCCCTCGCTGCGTCGATGGCCATTTTGAGGTTTCTCGCGGTATTGAAGTGGGGCACATCTTCAAACTTGGGACAAAGTATTCGGACAAGATGCGCTGCGTCTACCTGGACGAGAAGAACCAGGAGCAGGTGATGATCATGGGGTGCTACGGGATCGGCGTTTCGCGGACCGCTGCCGCGGCGATCGAACAGAACCATGATAAAGACGGGATGATCTGGCCGACGCCGCTCGCCCCCTTTAAAGTAGCGGTCGTGCCGGTCAACGCGGAAGAACCGGAGCAGAAGGAGACGGCTGAAAAGATCTACAATGATCTATTAAAGAGGGGGCTGGCCCCTTTACTTGACGATCGGATCGACCGGATCGGCGTGAAGCTTAAAGATATTGACCTGTTCGGGATACCCTTTAAAGTGATCGTTGGCCCGAAAGGATTGAAAGAAAAGAAAGTTGAGATCAAACAGCGCCGGAGCGGCGAAATGGAATTGGTCGGCGTTAATGACGTAGTTGCTAAGTTGGAGAGCCTTATAACCAACGGCTAAACGCCGCGGTTAATTTAACCGCGAAGTTTATTCGCGGCAATAAAGAGAGGGATAATTTGAAAGAAGCGTGCGGCGTCTACGGGATCTATTCATACAATGGTGATCCGCTGGCCAAGCTGGTTTATTACGGGTTATAT includes:
- a CDS encoding proline--tRNA ligase, translated to MRMSQVVAPTLREDPSEAEVVSHKLMLRGGFIKKLAAGVYTFLPLGYRTLRNVIQIIREEMDFSGAQEVLMPTIIPAELWQESGRWPLYGKELFRIKDRHDREFCLGPTHEEVITDLVRNSIRSYKQLPANLYQIQTKFRDEVRPRFGLMRGREFLMKDAYSFHASAESLEREYQNMYQTYCRIFDRMGLKYRVVEADSGLIGGGFSQEFMVLAETGEEEIFHCTKCDYSASRESAGVGKWKGEAKATAEEKVTDVCTPGAKTIEEVAVFLKITPDKMIKTLIYETEQGAVATLVRGDHAINEAKLKKVLGVEDLRLANEAVIKKVTGAPVGFAGPVGLKGVKIVADQAVELIPLAVSGANKADHHVINIVYGRDYKADLTGDLRFAAAADKCPRCVDGHFEVSRGIEVGHIFKLGTKYSDKMRCVYLDEKNQEQVMIMGCYGIGVSRTAAAAIEQNHDKDGMIWPTPLAPFKVAVVPVNAEEPEQKETAEKIYNDLLKRGLAPLLDDRIDRIGVKLKDIDLFGIPFKVIVGPKGLKEKKVEIKQRRSGEMELVGVNDVVAKLESLITNG